The nucleotide window TCCGGGAGATCCTGGACGGGACGACGCGCATCGGGGTCGCGTCGGGGATCGTGAGCATCTGGCACTCGTCGCCCCCCGAGGCGGCAGCGTTCGTCCAGGACGCGGAGCAGGCACACCCCGGCCGGTTCCTGCTCGGTCTCGGCGCCAGCCACGCGGTGCTGGTGGAGGGCAGCGGCACCGACTACCGCAAGCCGTACTCAAGAATGGTGAACTACCTGGACGGCCTCGACGCGGCAGGGGTTTCGCCCGAGCGGCGCATCCTGGCCGCACTGGGCCCGCGGATGCTCGAACTCTCCCGCGACCGTTCCGCCGGCGCGCACCCGTACTTCGTCCCTGCCGAGCACACCGCGGAGGCCCGGGCGGCGATCGGGCCCGACCGGCTGCTCGCCCCCGAGGTCGCGGTGGTCCTCGACGCGGACGCCACCACAGCACGCGCCACCGCCCGGCAGTACACGAGCGGGTACCTGGCACTGCCGAACTACACAAACAACCTGCGGCGATTCGGCTGGACCGATGAGGACTTCGCCGCCGGCGGCAGCGACCGCCTCATCGACGCCCTGATCCCCTGGGGCAGCGTCGAGAAGGTGGCGGCCGGGCTGGAGAAGCACTACCAGGCCGGCGCGGACGAGGTGGCGATCCAGGTGCTCAACGGCGGCAACGCCACGGCATTTCCCGCCGACGCGTTCCGCGCCCTCGCCGCGGCGCTTCAGGGTTGAGGAGGCGGCCGGTCTCATCCGTCGTCGAGCCGGCTGCGCGGGCGACGGGTTGCGGTACCTGGTTGGTGGGTAAGACCTGAATGTCGGGCACGTGGGTACGCTGCACCGGCGGTGGCCTCAGCCAACTCCCTCCGCACCGGCCACCCGCACCGACCGGTGGCACCACCTGTCGTTCCCCGTATCCGCAGACGAGAGGCGAAACCACAACATGACCGCAGTACCAGGCCAACGGTCTACTGCTGCTGCGGGCCCGGCGGCTTCCGAGCGAGCGGCCGAGGAGGACCTGCGGGCGTTGTTCGGGCAGTCCATCGCCGTCTTCGCGTCTCTGGCGGGGCCGGCGCACGTGGTGGAGACGGCGAACC belongs to Micromonospora ureilytica and includes:
- a CDS encoding TIGR03620 family F420-dependent LLM class oxidoreductase, which codes for MAQRLVSVWQPFFLSSESQGAVIDAATELEELGYSRIWFSGGFGENVAPRFREILDGTTRIGVASGIVSIWHSSPPEAAAFVQDAEQAHPGRFLLGLGASHAVLVEGSGTDYRKPYSRMVNYLDGLDAAGVSPERRILAALGPRMLELSRDRSAGAHPYFVPAEHTAEARAAIGPDRLLAPEVAVVLDADATTARATARQYTSGYLALPNYTNNLRRFGWTDEDFAAGGSDRLIDALIPWGSVEKVAAGLEKHYQAGADEVAIQVLNGGNATAFPADAFRALAAALQG